The following are encoded together in the Flavobacterium sp. TR2 genome:
- a CDS encoding thiamine phosphate synthase, with product MIVITNPFFIKDEIQILHSLLEEGLSLLHIRKPDFSEAEMAQFIHQIKLEFRNKLVLHNHYDLAEDFGINRFHLSEKERDVLNQFHARFSKRCKFLSTSTHSIEDFNSLENEFDYAFLSPVFKSISKENYQPKTDLFEALKLRKNYTTKVIALGGIDSQNIQKSLENGFNDVALLGSIWNNENPIKQFKLCQKIALSHSQSPV from the coding sequence ATGATTGTGATTACAAATCCTTTTTTTATTAAAGATGAAATTCAAATTCTTCATTCTTTATTGGAAGAAGGATTGTCGTTGCTTCATATCAGGAAACCTGATTTTTCAGAAGCAGAAATGGCTCAGTTCATTCATCAGATAAAACTAGAATTTCGAAATAAACTGGTTCTGCACAATCATTATGATTTGGCAGAAGATTTTGGCATAAACCGATTTCATTTATCCGAAAAAGAAAGGGACGTCCTTAATCAGTTTCATGCAAGATTTTCAAAACGTTGTAAGTTTCTATCAACATCAACACATTCTATCGAAGATTTTAATTCGTTAGAAAATGAATTTGATTATGCGTTCTTAAGCCCAGTTTTTAAAAGTATTTCAAAGGAAAATTATCAACCCAAAACGGATCTTTTTGAAGCATTAAAATTGCGAAAAAATTATACAACGAAAGTTATCGCTTTAGGCGGAATCGATTCGCAGAACATTCAAAAATCACTTGAAAATGGTTTTAATGATGTTGCCCTTTTAGGAAGCATTTGGAATAATGAAAACCCTATTAAACAATTTAAATTATGTCAGAAAATCGCCCTTTCGCACTCACAATCGCCGGTTTAG
- the tsf gene encoding translation elongation factor Ts, translated as MATITAADVNKLRQSTGAGMMDCKKALVEAEGDFDKAIQILREKGQKVAANRSDRESAEGAAVSFINADNTKGAIITLNCETDFVGKNEAFVALAKDLVERAINFSSKEELLASDFNGITVAEKLIEQTGVIGEKIEIGGFEILEGAYVGSYVHVNKIAALTAISAPVANAETLTKDISMQVASMGADTLSYKDFDPAFVESELAARIAVIEKDNEEAKRLGKTLKNVPKYISFSQLTPEVIKQAEEDAKAELKAEGKPEQIWDKILPGKVQRFISDNTTLDQEKALLDQNFIKDDSKKVGDYVKGFNVEITGFKRVTLG; from the coding sequence ATGGCAACAATTACTGCTGCAGACGTAAATAAATTAAGACAATCTACAGGTGCCGGAATGATGGACTGTAAAAAAGCTTTAGTTGAAGCTGAAGGAGATTTCGATAAAGCTATACAAATTCTTAGAGAAAAAGGACAAAAAGTTGCTGCTAACCGTTCTGACCGTGAGTCTGCTGAAGGAGCTGCTGTTTCTTTTATCAATGCTGACAACACTAAAGGAGCTATCATCACTTTAAACTGCGAAACTGACTTCGTAGGTAAAAATGAAGCTTTCGTTGCTTTAGCTAAAGATTTAGTAGAAAGAGCAATCAACTTCTCTTCTAAAGAAGAATTATTAGCTTCTGATTTCAACGGAATCACTGTTGCTGAGAAATTAATCGAGCAAACTGGTGTTATCGGTGAAAAAATCGAAATCGGTGGTTTCGAAATTTTAGAAGGCGCTTACGTTGGATCTTATGTTCACGTTAACAAAATCGCTGCTTTAACTGCAATTTCTGCTCCAGTAGCTAATGCTGAGACTTTAACAAAAGATATCTCTATGCAAGTTGCTTCTATGGGAGCTGACACATTATCTTACAAAGATTTTGATCCTGCTTTCGTTGAATCTGAACTTGCTGCTCGTATTGCTGTAATCGAAAAAGACAACGAAGAAGCAAAACGTTTAGGAAAAACTTTAAAAAATGTTCCTAAATACATCTCTTTCTCTCAATTAACTCCTGAAGTTATCAAACAAGCTGAAGAAGATGCTAAAGCTGAATTAAAAGCTGAAGGAAAACCAGAGCAAATCTGGGACAAAATCCTTCCAGGAAAAGTTCAACGTTTTATCTCTGACAACACTACTTTAGATCAAGAAAAAGCTCTTTTAGATCAAAACTTCATCAAAGATGACAGTAAAAAAGTTGGTGATTACGTAAAAGGATTCAATGTTGAAATCACTGGTTTCAAAAGAGTAACTTTAGGTTAA
- a CDS encoding M3 family metallopeptidase, with translation MKTPIELDNPLLKDWFGPYGGVPDFTAYKVSDFKPAIEFAIKEKLEEIDAIANNPEKPNFENTIEALELSGEKLDRIHAVYGIYRSNLSTPEFNAVDTEMSPKLAEINDKLYQNEKLFSRIETLYKSDEKKNLTKEQQRVLWLYYTDFVREGAELNDQDKEKVAMINQQLATLFTAFSQKLLAEENNQYIELKAEDDFEGLPEEFKNAAIAEARERNLNILGCIGNTRSSIEPFLTFSEKRNLREKAFDIFVKRGDNQNENDTNEILVSILKLRAEKAKILGFANFAEWSLSNKMAKDPQKTLDLMHSVWKPAVEKVKNDVSAMQEMAIKEGADFKIQPWDYRYYAEKVRKAKYDLDQNEIKQYLQLENLREGMFWTAGELFDLGFKQLFDVPVYHPDVRVWEVNNKNTGEAIGLWYFDPYARTGKRSGAWMNSHRDQQKIKGNVLPIVSNNCNFIKGNSDEPVLISWDDATTLFHEFGHALHGLCSNVTYPSLSGTSVARDYVEFPSQLLEHWLATPEVLNKFALHYKTNEPLSQSLVERIGKAANFNEGFATVETISSSFVDMKLHLTTETVNPHEFESRILEEINMPSEIVMRHRIPQFAHIFSSDGYAAGYYSYLWADVINADAYEAFLEAGGPFDKSVSERLYKTVLSVGNTIDNEEMYENFRGHAPKSDALMRARNFPVES, from the coding sequence ATGAAAACACCGATAGAATTAGATAATCCATTATTAAAAGACTGGTTTGGGCCTTATGGGGGCGTTCCAGATTTTACAGCCTACAAAGTTTCAGATTTTAAGCCTGCAATAGAATTTGCGATTAAGGAAAAATTAGAAGAAATTGATGCAATTGCCAATAATCCGGAAAAGCCAAATTTTGAAAATACAATTGAGGCTTTGGAGCTTTCTGGTGAAAAGCTGGATCGAATTCATGCTGTTTATGGCATATACAGATCCAATCTCAGCACTCCAGAATTTAATGCGGTAGATACCGAAATGTCTCCAAAATTAGCAGAGATTAATGACAAGCTGTATCAAAATGAGAAATTGTTTTCTAGAATTGAAACCCTGTACAAATCAGATGAAAAAAAGAATTTAACCAAAGAACAGCAGCGTGTGCTTTGGCTTTATTATACAGATTTTGTTAGAGAAGGAGCGGAGTTAAACGATCAGGATAAAGAGAAAGTAGCTATGATCAATCAGCAATTGGCAACACTTTTTACAGCTTTCAGCCAAAAACTGCTGGCAGAAGAAAATAATCAATATATAGAATTAAAAGCAGAAGATGATTTTGAGGGTTTGCCTGAAGAATTTAAGAATGCTGCAATTGCCGAAGCAAGAGAAAGAAATTTGAATATTTTGGGCTGCATTGGAAATACAAGATCTTCAATCGAGCCTTTTTTGACTTTCTCCGAGAAAAGAAATTTAAGAGAAAAAGCTTTTGATATTTTTGTAAAACGAGGCGATAATCAGAACGAAAATGATACGAATGAAATACTTGTGTCTATTTTAAAATTAAGAGCTGAAAAAGCAAAAATTTTGGGCTTTGCGAATTTTGCTGAGTGGAGCTTGTCGAACAAAATGGCAAAAGATCCGCAGAAAACGCTGGACTTGATGCATTCTGTATGGAAACCTGCTGTGGAAAAAGTAAAAAATGATGTTTCGGCTATGCAGGAGATGGCAATTAAAGAAGGGGCAGATTTTAAAATTCAGCCTTGGGATTACCGCTATTATGCGGAAAAAGTGCGTAAAGCAAAATACGATTTAGATCAGAACGAAATTAAGCAGTATCTGCAGCTTGAAAATTTGCGTGAAGGAATGTTTTGGACTGCAGGCGAATTGTTTGATTTAGGTTTTAAGCAATTATTCGATGTTCCGGTTTATCATCCAGATGTTCGAGTTTGGGAAGTGAATAATAAAAATACAGGAGAAGCAATTGGTCTTTGGTATTTTGATCCTTACGCTCGCACGGGAAAACGTTCGGGGGCTTGGATGAATTCGCATAGAGACCAGCAGAAAATAAAAGGTAATGTGCTTCCTATCGTGTCAAACAATTGCAATTTTATAAAAGGAAATAGTGACGAGCCTGTTTTGATTTCGTGGGATGATGCTACGACTTTGTTTCATGAATTTGGACACGCACTTCATGGTTTATGCTCTAATGTTACATACCCGAGTCTTTCTGGCACTTCGGTTGCAAGAGATTATGTCGAGTTTCCGTCTCAGCTGTTAGAACACTGGCTGGCAACTCCTGAGGTTTTAAATAAGTTTGCTCTTCATTATAAAACCAACGAACCTTTGTCTCAATCATTAGTTGAAAGAATAGGGAAGGCAGCCAATTTTAATGAAGGTTTTGCAACTGTAGAAACGATTTCGAGTTCTTTTGTGGATATGAAATTGCATCTAACTACAGAAACAGTAAATCCTCACGAATTTGAAAGCAGAATTTTGGAAGAAATCAATATGCCATCTGAAATTGTAATGAGACACAGAATTCCGCAATTTGCACATATATTTTCAAGTGACGGGTATGCGGCAGGATATTACAGTTATTTGTGGGCAGATGTTATCAATGCAGATGCTTATGAAGCTTTTTTAGAAGCTGGAGGACCTTTTGATAAGAGTGTCTCTGAACGTCTGTATAAAACAGTTTTAAGTGTTGGAAATACGATTGATAACGAAGAAATGTACGAGAATTTCAGAGGGCACGCTCCGAAATCGGATGCGTTAATGCGAGCAAGAAATTTTCCAGTTGAAAGTTAA
- the thiS gene encoding sulfur carrier protein ThiS, whose protein sequence is MELKINQQTKHFNAESLSVQSLLDLEIPHKQNGIAVAVNNTVVPKLKWNEFLVQETDEILIISATQGG, encoded by the coding sequence ATGGAACTAAAAATCAATCAACAAACTAAACATTTCAATGCTGAATCGCTAAGCGTTCAATCATTGCTCGATCTCGAAATTCCGCATAAACAAAACGGAATTGCTGTTGCTGTCAACAATACCGTCGTTCCAAAACTCAAATGGAACGAATTCCTCGTACAAGAAACTGACGAAATTTTAATTATTTCTGCTACGCAGGGAGGTTAA
- a CDS encoding hydroxymethylpyrimidine/phosphomethylpyrimidine kinase — MSENRPFALTIAGLDPTGGAGILADIKTFELHKVSGFAIATANTIQTENEFHKIEWININFVIRSIETLFENYKINAVKIGIVPSLSYLNRILSSIKLVSPNTKIVWDPVLKSTTEFDFLSIEDRSDLNQILSKIDLITPNYIEIEQLLPGFIKDHLWIENEISTAILLKGGHNSNEIGKDQLFLKNKIIDLFPTEKKCSEKHGSGCVLSSAIASNLALNQTLESSCQNAKTYIEKYLSSTSTLIGYHYV; from the coding sequence ATGTCAGAAAATCGCCCTTTCGCACTCACAATCGCCGGTTTAGACCCTACGGGAGGCGCTGGGATTTTGGCAGATATTAAAACATTTGAACTGCATAAAGTTTCTGGTTTTGCTATAGCAACAGCTAATACCATTCAGACTGAAAATGAATTTCATAAAATTGAATGGATCAATATCAATTTTGTCATCAGGTCTATTGAAACTTTATTTGAAAATTATAAAATCAATGCTGTCAAAATCGGAATTGTGCCTTCTTTGTCTTATTTAAATCGGATTCTCTCTAGCATAAAATTGGTTTCACCAAATACAAAAATTGTTTGGGATCCTGTTTTAAAATCGACAACAGAGTTTGATTTTCTAAGCATTGAAGATCGTTCGGACTTAAACCAAATACTTTCTAAAATCGATCTAATTACGCCCAACTATATAGAAATTGAACAATTGCTTCCTGGTTTTATAAAAGATCACCTTTGGATTGAGAATGAAATCTCAACTGCAATCCTGCTCAAAGGAGGCCATAATTCAAATGAAATTGGCAAAGACCAATTGTTTTTGAAAAATAAGATTATCGATTTATTTCCAACAGAAAAAAAATGCTCCGAAAAACATGGTTCAGGCTGTGTGCTTTCTTCGGCAATCGCTTCCAATTTAGCCCTAAATCAAACTCTGGAGTCGTCTTGCCAAAATGCTAAAACCTACATAGAAAAATACCTGAGTTCAACATCAACATTAATCGGATATCATTATGTTTAA
- a CDS encoding queuosine precursor transporter has protein sequence MFRTRKEIVFVILAGIFITNAVVAELIGGKLIQIGPFVMSIGILPWPVVFLTTDLINEYFGEKGVKKLSFITACLIAYAFLILFMAITIPAAKGISPVNDEQFQAVFGQSMWIIIGSLIAFMASQLIDVWIFWFFKNRTGEKKIWLRTTGSTVISQLFDSFIVLGIAFWLPGKIDFDTFISSGLIGYTFKLAIAILLTPAIYLGHHLIKKYLEEDPAHKG, from the coding sequence ATGTTTAGAACCAGAAAAGAAATTGTTTTTGTAATTTTAGCAGGAATATTTATAACCAATGCTGTTGTTGCTGAGTTAATTGGAGGAAAGTTAATTCAAATTGGGCCTTTTGTCATGAGTATCGGAATTTTACCATGGCCCGTTGTATTTCTAACTACCGATTTGATTAATGAATATTTTGGCGAAAAAGGCGTGAAAAAGCTTTCGTTCATAACTGCGTGCTTGATTGCTTATGCTTTTTTAATACTTTTTATGGCAATTACAATTCCTGCCGCAAAAGGAATTAGTCCCGTAAATGACGAGCAGTTCCAGGCGGTATTTGGACAGAGTATGTGGATTATTATAGGAAGTTTAATAGCTTTCATGGCATCGCAGCTTATTGATGTTTGGATATTTTGGTTTTTTAAAAACAGAACCGGCGAAAAGAAAATATGGCTGAGAACAACTGGTTCTACTGTTATTTCTCAATTATTTGATTCATTTATTGTTTTAGGAATTGCTTTTTGGCTACCTGGAAAAATTGATTTCGACACCTTTATATCTTCAGGATTAATAGGATATACTTTTAAATTGGCAATAGCTATTTTATTAACTCCTGCAATTTATTTGGGGCATCATCTGATTAAAAAATATTTGGAAGAAGATCCTGCTCATAAAGGATAA
- a CDS encoding thiazole synthase — protein sequence MQKSLFNIGDKTFLSRLFLGTGKFGSNEEMEQAILASESELVTVALKRIDLETDTDAILSHLKHPNINLLPNTSGARNAKEAVFAAELAREALETNWVKLEIHPDPKYLMPDPIETLKATEELAKLGFIVLPYIHADPVLCKHLENAGTAAVMPLGSPIGSNKGLKTIDFLEIIIEQSNVPVIVDAGIGAPSDAAKAMEIGADAVLVNTAIAVAGNPKLMAEAFKEAVIAGRKAFEAKVAHQQNFASASSPLTSFLYE from the coding sequence ATGCAAAAATCATTGTTTAATATAGGAGATAAAACCTTCCTGTCGCGTTTGTTTCTCGGAACGGGAAAATTTGGTTCGAACGAAGAAATGGAGCAGGCAATTTTAGCTTCAGAAAGCGAATTGGTTACTGTTGCATTGAAAAGAATTGACCTTGAAACTGATACCGATGCTATTCTATCACATTTAAAACATCCGAATATCAATTTATTGCCCAATACTTCTGGAGCAAGAAATGCAAAGGAGGCTGTTTTTGCAGCAGAATTGGCTCGAGAAGCTTTAGAAACCAATTGGGTAAAACTAGAAATTCATCCTGATCCGAAATATTTAATGCCCGATCCGATCGAGACTTTAAAAGCGACTGAAGAGTTGGCAAAATTGGGTTTTATTGTGCTTCCGTACATACACGCTGACCCTGTTTTGTGTAAACATCTAGAAAATGCAGGAACTGCGGCCGTAATGCCTTTGGGTTCGCCAATTGGAAGCAATAAAGGCTTAAAGACAATTGATTTTTTGGAAATTATCATTGAACAAAGCAATGTTCCTGTTATTGTTGACGCTGGAATCGGAGCGCCTTCTGATGCCGCAAAAGCAATGGAAATTGGGGCTGATGCTGTTTTGGTGAATACTGCTATTGCCGTTGCAGGAAATCCAAAATTAATGGCGGAGGCTTTTAAAGAAGCGGTTATTGCCGGAAGAAAAGCTTTTGAAGCTAAAGTTGCTCATCAGCAGAATTTTGCTTCGGCTTCTAGCCCTTTGACCTCTTTTCTTTACGAGTAA
- the thiC gene encoding phosphomethylpyrimidine synthase ThiC — protein MTNEEQISRTPFPNSKKVYIDGEIHPIKVAMREIALSDTKLSNGGVEKNPPVTVYDTSGPYTDPNVEIDVRKGLPRLREQWILDRNDVEILDEITSDYGQSRLKDESLNHLRFEYLHQPKRAKKGANVTQLYYAKQGIITPEMEYIAIRENQRIELLNEQTKAMQCQHGGNSFGANTPKNKITPEFVRSEVACGRAIIPNNINHPESEPMIVGRNFLVKINANIGNSAVTSSIEEEVEKAVWACRWGADTIMDLSTGKNIHETREWIIRNSPVPIGTVPIYQALEKVKGIAEDLTWEIFRDTLIEQAEQGVSYFTIHAGVLLRYIHLTADRVTGIVSRGGSIMAKWCLFHHKENFLYTHFEEICEIMKQYDVAFSLGDGLRPGSIADANDAAQFAELETLGELTKIAWKHDVQVFIEGPGHVPMHMIKENMDKQLEHCHEAPFYTLGPLTTDIAPGYDHITSAIGAAMIGWYGCAMLCYVTPKEHLGLPNKKDVKDGVITYKISAHAADLAKGHPGAQYRDNALSKARFEFRWEDQFNLALDPDTAREFHDETLPADGAKVAHFCSMCGPKFCSMKISQEIRDVAAAEKGMQEKSEEFIEQGKEIYI, from the coding sequence ATGACAAACGAAGAACAAATATCCAGAACCCCATTTCCGAATTCTAAAAAAGTTTATATCGATGGAGAAATTCATCCTATAAAAGTAGCCATGCGCGAAATTGCTTTGAGCGACACCAAACTTTCAAATGGCGGAGTAGAAAAAAATCCTCCTGTAACTGTTTACGACACTTCGGGACCTTATACAGATCCAAATGTTGAAATTGATGTTCGAAAAGGCCTTCCGCGTCTGAGAGAACAATGGATTTTAGACCGAAATGATGTTGAAATTTTAGACGAAATCACTTCAGATTACGGTCAAAGCCGATTGAAAGATGAAAGCCTAAATCATCTTCGCTTTGAATATCTTCATCAGCCAAAACGTGCAAAAAAAGGCGCAAACGTAACGCAGTTATATTACGCCAAACAAGGCATTATCACTCCAGAAATGGAATACATCGCAATACGCGAAAATCAGCGTATTGAACTTTTAAACGAACAGACCAAGGCGATGCAATGCCAGCATGGCGGGAATAGTTTTGGTGCAAACACTCCAAAAAACAAAATCACTCCAGAATTTGTACGATCTGAAGTTGCTTGCGGAAGAGCCATTATTCCAAACAACATTAATCACCCAGAAAGCGAACCGATGATTGTGGGGCGCAATTTCTTAGTCAAAATTAATGCTAATATTGGAAACAGCGCAGTGACTTCGAGCATTGAAGAAGAAGTCGAAAAAGCGGTTTGGGCTTGCCGTTGGGGAGCTGATACGATTATGGATTTGTCTACTGGAAAAAACATTCACGAAACCAGAGAATGGATTATTCGAAATTCACCTGTTCCAATTGGAACTGTGCCGATTTATCAGGCTCTTGAAAAAGTGAAAGGAATCGCAGAAGATTTAACTTGGGAAATTTTCCGAGATACGCTAATTGAGCAGGCAGAACAAGGTGTTTCCTATTTCACGATTCATGCCGGAGTTTTGCTTCGCTACATTCATTTAACTGCCGATCGTGTTACCGGAATCGTTTCTCGAGGTGGATCAATTATGGCTAAATGGTGCTTATTTCATCATAAAGAAAACTTCCTGTACACTCATTTTGAAGAGATTTGCGAAATCATGAAGCAGTATGATGTTGCTTTTTCTCTTGGCGATGGTTTACGCCCAGGCTCTATTGCAGATGCCAACGATGCCGCACAGTTTGCAGAATTAGAAACTTTGGGCGAATTGACAAAAATAGCTTGGAAACACGATGTTCAAGTTTTCATTGAAGGTCCGGGTCACGTACCAATGCACATGATTAAAGAAAACATGGACAAGCAATTGGAGCATTGCCACGAAGCGCCGTTTTATACTTTAGGCCCATTAACAACTGATATTGCACCGGGTTATGACCATATCACATCAGCCATAGGCGCTGCGATGATTGGCTGGTACGGTTGTGCTATGTTGTGTTATGTAACTCCAAAAGAACATCTTGGCTTGCCAAATAAAAAAGATGTGAAAGATGGTGTAATCACCTATAAAATCTCTGCTCATGCTGCCGATTTGGCCAAAGGCCATCCGGGAGCTCAATATCGCGACAATGCTTTGAGTAAAGCTCGCTTTGAATTCCGTTGGGAAGACCAATTTAACTTGGCTTTAGACCCTGATACAGCGCGAGAATTCCATGACGAAACGCTCCCTGCCGATGGCGCAAAAGTGGCGCATTTTTGCTCAATGTGCGGACCGAAATTCTGCTCTATGAAAATATCACAGGAAATTAGAGATGTCGCCGCCGCTGAAAAAGGAATGCAGGAGAAATCGGAAGAGTTTATCGAGCAAGGAAAAGAAATTTATATATAA
- the thiH gene encoding 2-iminoacetate synthase ThiH, producing MNNFKSIFEQYNWDEIQSKIYKTTSKDVERTLAKAKYNLDDFLALISPIAQNYLEQMAQKCHEITKKRFGKTIQMYAPLYLSNECQNICTYCGFSLDNKIKRKTLSDTEIKLEVEALKNTGFDHVLLVTGEANYTVNINYFLNAINLIKKDFSIISVEVQPLSTEDYHRLHEAGVYSVLVYQETYHQEVYKKYHTKGKKSNFDYRLETPDRIGTAGIHKIGLGVLLGLEDWRTDSFFNALHLDYLQKKYWQTKYSVSFPRLRPAEGIIEPNFIMDDKDLTQLICAYRLWNEDLEISISTRENEKFRNHIIPIGVTSMSAGSKTNPGGYVVDPQSLEQFEISDERSAEEISKIIKNAGYEPVWKDWDKAYSL from the coding sequence ATGAATAACTTTAAATCTATTTTTGAGCAATACAATTGGGATGAAATTCAATCCAAAATTTACAAAACCACATCAAAAGATGTCGAACGAACTTTGGCTAAAGCCAAATACAATCTCGATGATTTTCTGGCTTTAATTTCACCTATTGCTCAGAATTACTTAGAGCAAATGGCACAAAAATGCCATGAAATCACCAAGAAACGTTTTGGAAAAACCATCCAGATGTATGCTCCGTTATATTTGAGCAACGAATGCCAAAACATTTGCACCTATTGCGGGTTTAGTTTAGACAATAAAATCAAAAGGAAAACCCTTTCCGATACTGAAATAAAACTTGAAGTTGAAGCCTTAAAAAATACTGGTTTTGACCACGTTCTATTGGTTACTGGCGAAGCAAATTACACTGTAAATATCAATTACTTTCTGAATGCAATCAATTTAATAAAAAAAGATTTTTCGATTATTTCTGTTGAAGTGCAGCCGCTTTCTACAGAAGATTATCACCGTTTGCATGAGGCTGGAGTTTATTCGGTTTTAGTTTATCAGGAAACCTATCATCAGGAAGTTTACAAAAAGTATCACACCAAAGGAAAAAAATCAAACTTCGATTATCGATTGGAAACGCCAGACCGAATTGGTACTGCAGGAATTCATAAAATTGGTTTAGGGGTTTTATTAGGTTTGGAAGACTGGCGAACAGACAGTTTTTTTAATGCTCTGCATTTAGATTATCTTCAAAAAAAATATTGGCAGACTAAATATTCGGTTTCTTTTCCGCGTCTGCGTCCAGCCGAAGGCATTATCGAACCTAATTTCATTATGGATGATAAAGATTTGACGCAATTAATCTGCGCTTATAGATTATGGAATGAGGATCTAGAAATTTCGATTTCAACTCGAGAAAACGAGAAATTCAGAAACCATATTATTCCTATTGGAGTTACGAGTATGAGCGCTGGCTCTAAAACAAATCCGGGCGGTTATGTTGTCGATCCTCAATCTTTGGAACAATTTGAAATCAGCGATGAACGTTCTGCTGAAGAAATTTCAAAAATCATTAAAAATGCTGGTTACGAGCCCGTTTGGAAAGATTGGGACAAAGCTTATAGCTTATAA
- a CDS encoding DNA-3-methyladenine glycosylase I — protein sequence MENTNIIRCGWCSASDLYKKYHDEEWGTPVYDDPTIFEFLILETFQAGLSWITILNKRENFKTAFDHFDYKKIANYSEDKIEELMQNTGIIRNKLKIKSAVSNAQAFMKIQEEFGTFSDYIWKFTNGKPIDNKPKTLKDVPATTPISDAISKDLKKRGFKFVGSTVIYAHMQATGMVNDHIEDCFTRKDK from the coding sequence ATGGAAAACACTAATATTATTAGATGCGGCTGGTGTTCGGCAAGTGATTTATACAAAAAATATCATGACGAAGAATGGGGAACTCCCGTTTACGACGATCCGACGATTTTTGAATTTTTAATACTCGAAACCTTTCAGGCTGGTTTAAGCTGGATTACCATTTTAAACAAAAGGGAAAACTTCAAAACCGCTTTTGACCATTTTGATTATAAAAAAATAGCCAATTACTCTGAAGACAAGATTGAAGAATTGATGCAGAATACAGGAATCATCCGCAATAAACTCAAAATTAAATCTGCGGTTTCCAATGCTCAGGCTTTTATGAAAATTCAAGAAGAATTTGGAACTTTTTCTGACTACATCTGGAAATTCACCAATGGAAAACCAATTGACAATAAGCCAAAAACCTTAAAAGATGTTCCTGCAACCACTCCCATCTCTGATGCTATCAGCAAAGATTTAAAAAAACGCGGTTTCAAATTTGTAGGGTCAACCGTTATTTATGCCCATATGCAAGCCACTGGAATGGTCAATGATCATATCGAAGACTGCTTTACCCGAAAAGATAAATAG
- a CDS encoding thiamine phosphate synthase, with the protein MFNKLQYISQGETIDKQLYNIHQALDAGCKWVQMRFKNQTQKDTFTLAEAVKPLCEEYLANFIVNDDLHLAEQIAADGVHLGLTDTKIEEARAILGAAKIIGGTANTFEDIENHVKNGCDYIGLGPFRFTATKEKLSPILGLSGYYEILQKLKKNKIGIPVYAIGGITLRDVSPLIETGIFGIAVSGIITESDEKEKLIQQLNEKLYAKIIV; encoded by the coding sequence ATGTTTAACAAACTGCAATACATCTCGCAAGGCGAAACAATCGACAAACAATTGTACAACATTCATCAAGCGCTAGATGCTGGGTGCAAATGGGTGCAAATGCGATTTAAAAACCAAACCCAAAAAGACACTTTTACATTGGCGGAAGCAGTAAAACCTTTGTGCGAAGAATATCTTGCAAACTTTATTGTAAACGACGATTTACATCTCGCGGAACAAATTGCGGCTGACGGCGTTCATTTAGGATTAACCGACACAAAAATTGAGGAAGCCAGAGCAATTTTGGGTGCAGCCAAAATTATTGGAGGAACCGCCAACACTTTCGAGGACATCGAAAATCATGTAAAAAACGGCTGCGATTATATTGGCTTGGGGCCATTTCGATTTACAGCTACAAAAGAAAAACTGAGTCCGATTTTGGGTTTATCGGGTTATTACGAGATTCTTCAAAAACTAAAAAAAAATAAAATCGGCATTCCTGTTTACGCCATTGGAGGCATCACATTACGCGATGTAAGTCCGTTAATTGAAACTGGAATTTTCGGCATTGCCGTATCTGGAATTATTACTGAAAGTGATGAAAAAGAAAAATTAATTCAACAATTAAACGAAAAACTATATGCAAAAATCATTGTTTAA